In Bacteroidales bacterium, a genomic segment contains:
- a CDS encoding carbon-nitrogen hydrolase codes for MLAKIHMLNMQEQRIKIGLVQHSCAEDVNVNLDRAIQGITTAARSGANIVCLQELFMTRYFCDTEDYQNFNYAEIIPGPTTTKFQELAKELNVVIVASLFEKLDAGVYFNTAAVIDADGSYLGKYRKSHIPDDPGYYEKFYFSPGDTGYKVFPTRYGRIGVLVCWDQWYPEAARITSLMGAQILFYPTAIGWATSQTTGVNEEQYQAWQTIQRSHAIANGVHVVAVNRCGFEKEMQFWGGSFVANPFGSVIYQGPHDTEDTHVVEIDLSESDFYRVHWPFMRDRRIDTYNPLINRYLKS; via the coding sequence TTGCTTGCTAAAATTCATATGCTGAACATGCAGGAACAACGGATAAAAATAGGACTTGTGCAACACAGCTGTGCCGAAGATGTAAATGTCAACCTCGACAGGGCAATCCAGGGGATAACGACCGCAGCAAGAAGTGGTGCAAATATTGTGTGCCTTCAGGAACTGTTCATGACCCGTTATTTCTGTGATACAGAAGACTACCAGAATTTCAACTATGCCGAGATCATCCCGGGACCTACCACTACAAAATTCCAGGAACTGGCAAAGGAACTCAACGTGGTTATAGTAGCCTCTTTATTTGAAAAACTCGATGCAGGTGTATACTTCAATACCGCTGCTGTTATTGATGCCGATGGTTCATACCTTGGCAAATACAGGAAAAGCCATATTCCTGATGATCCGGGTTATTATGAAAAGTTTTATTTTTCACCCGGGGATACAGGTTACAAGGTGTTTCCTACCCGTTACGGCAGAATCGGTGTGCTGGTTTGCTGGGATCAATGGTATCCGGAAGCCGCCAGGATCACCAGCCTGATGGGCGCACAAATACTTTTTTATCCTACTGCCATTGGCTGGGCTACTTCGCAGACTACTGGCGTAAATGAAGAACAGTACCAGGCCTGGCAAACCATACAGCGGTCACATGCCATTGCCAACGGGGTGCATGTTGTAGCCGTTAACCGCTGTGGTTTTGAAAAGGAAATGCAATTCTGGGGCGGATCTTTCGTTGCGAATCCGTTCGGTTCTGTGATTTACCAGGGACCTCATGATACCGAAGATACCCATGTTGTCGAAATTGATCTTTCAGAATCGGATTTCTACAGGGTTCACTGGCCTTTCATGCGCGATCGAAGGATTGATACATACAACCCTCTCATTAACCGCTATTTAAAATC